A region of Falco peregrinus isolate bFalPer1 chromosome 13, bFalPer1.pri, whole genome shotgun sequence DNA encodes the following proteins:
- the ARR3 gene encoding arrestin-C isoform X1 translates to MAEGAKVFKKTSPNSKLSIYLGKRDFVDHVSSVESVDGICLIDPEYLKDRKVYVTLTCAFRYGRDDLDVIGLTFRKDIYVLTTQIFPPVPDQAPKTLTPLQDKLMKKLGENAYPFTFEIATNLPCSVTLQPGPDDVGKACGVDFEVKGFCAENLEEKIHKRNSVRLIIRKIQYAPVEMGPAPKAETTRQFMMSDKPLHLEASLDKEVYYHGDPINVTVNINNTTNKIVKKIKISVEQITDVVLYSLDKYMKTVCTEEINENVPANSTFSKTYSVTPTLSANREKRGLALDGKLKHEDTNLASTTVLRPGMDKEVLGILVSYKVKVNLVVSRGGILGDLTSSDVGVELPVILMHPKPADVRRTSSLRNLLAKNSRGRKMRKMRRRRLTKRKANLLLPACTGSQRSHAPWFGT, encoded by the exons ATGGCAGAAGGAGCAAA GGTGTTCAAGAAGACCAGCCCCAACAGCAAG CTATCCATCTACCTGGGGAAGAGAGACTTTGTGGATCATGTGAGTTCGGTGGAGTCTGTAG ATGGCATCTGCCTGATTGACCCGGAGTACCTAAAGGACAGAAAAG TGTATGTGACGCTGACTTGCGCTTTTCGCTATGGCCGAGACGACCTCGACGTCATTGGGTTGACCTTCAGGAAGGACATCTATGTCCTGACCACCCAGATCTTCCCACCAGTGCCGGACCAGGCACCCAAAACCCTCACTCCTTTGCAGGACAAGCTGATGAAGAAGCTTGGAGAGAATGCCTACCCCTTCACATTCGAG ATTGCCACCAACCTGCCCTGCTCAGTCACCCTGCAGCCGGGACCAGACGATGTGGGAAAG GCCTGTGGCGTGGACTTCGAAGTCAAAGGATTTTGTGCTGAAAATCTGGAGGAGAAAATTCACAAGAG GAACTCAGTGCGCCTCATCATCCGCAAGATCCAGTATGCACCTGTAGAGATGGGGCCAGCTCCGAAGGCAGAAACCACCCGGCAATTCATGATGTCTGACAAGCCCCTGCACCTCGAAGCTTCCCTGGATAAGGAG GTCTACTACCACGGAGACCCCATCAATGTGACAGTCAACATCAATAACACCACCAACAAgattgtgaaaaaaattaagatctcAGTTGAGCAGATCACAGACGTGGTTCTCTACTCACTGGATAAATACATGAAGACTGTGTGCACCGAGGAGATAAA CGAGAACGTGCCAGCCAACTCTACCTTCTCCAAAACGTACTCTGTCACCCCCACACTCTCGGCCAACCGTGAGAAGCGAGGCCTCGCTCTTGATGGCAAGCTCAAGCACGAGGACACCAACCTGGCCTCCACCACCGT CCTGAGACCCGGCATGGACAAGGAGGTGCTGGGCATCCTGGTGTCCTACAAAGTGAAGGTCAACCTGGTGGTGTCCCGAGGAGG catCCTGGGGGATCTCACTTCCAG CGATGTTGGTGTTGAGCTGCCTGTCATCCTGATGCACCCGAAGCCTGCAGACG TGAGGAGGACATCGTCATTGAGGAATTTGCTCGCCAAAAACTCAAGGGGGAGAAAGATGAGGAAGATGAGAAGGAGGAGGCTGACAAAGAGGAAAGCtaacctgctgctgcctgcttgcaCAGGTAGCCAGCGGTCCCACGCGCCCTGGTTTGGGACATAG
- the ARR3 gene encoding arrestin-C isoform X2, with translation MAEGAKVFKKTSPNSKLSIYLGKRDFVDHVSSVESVDGICLIDPEYLKDRKVYVTLTCAFRYGRDDLDVIGLTFRKDIYVLTTQIFPPVPDQAPKTLTPLQDKLMKKLGENAYPFTFEIATNLPCSVTLQPGPDDVGKACGVDFEVKGFCAENLEEKIHKRNSVRLIIRKIQYAPVEMGPAPKAETTRQFMMSDKPLHLEASLDKEVYYHGDPINVTVNINNTTNKIVKKIKISVEQITDVVLYSLDKYMKTVCTEEINENVPANSTFSKTYSVTPTLSANREKRGLALDGKLKHEDTNLASTTVLRPGMDKEVLGILVSYKVKVNLVVSRGGILGDLTSSDVGVELPVILMHPKPADDKPRSEEDIVIEEFARQKLKGEKDEEDEKEEADKEES, from the exons ATGGCAGAAGGAGCAAA GGTGTTCAAGAAGACCAGCCCCAACAGCAAG CTATCCATCTACCTGGGGAAGAGAGACTTTGTGGATCATGTGAGTTCGGTGGAGTCTGTAG ATGGCATCTGCCTGATTGACCCGGAGTACCTAAAGGACAGAAAAG TGTATGTGACGCTGACTTGCGCTTTTCGCTATGGCCGAGACGACCTCGACGTCATTGGGTTGACCTTCAGGAAGGACATCTATGTCCTGACCACCCAGATCTTCCCACCAGTGCCGGACCAGGCACCCAAAACCCTCACTCCTTTGCAGGACAAGCTGATGAAGAAGCTTGGAGAGAATGCCTACCCCTTCACATTCGAG ATTGCCACCAACCTGCCCTGCTCAGTCACCCTGCAGCCGGGACCAGACGATGTGGGAAAG GCCTGTGGCGTGGACTTCGAAGTCAAAGGATTTTGTGCTGAAAATCTGGAGGAGAAAATTCACAAGAG GAACTCAGTGCGCCTCATCATCCGCAAGATCCAGTATGCACCTGTAGAGATGGGGCCAGCTCCGAAGGCAGAAACCACCCGGCAATTCATGATGTCTGACAAGCCCCTGCACCTCGAAGCTTCCCTGGATAAGGAG GTCTACTACCACGGAGACCCCATCAATGTGACAGTCAACATCAATAACACCACCAACAAgattgtgaaaaaaattaagatctcAGTTGAGCAGATCACAGACGTGGTTCTCTACTCACTGGATAAATACATGAAGACTGTGTGCACCGAGGAGATAAA CGAGAACGTGCCAGCCAACTCTACCTTCTCCAAAACGTACTCTGTCACCCCCACACTCTCGGCCAACCGTGAGAAGCGAGGCCTCGCTCTTGATGGCAAGCTCAAGCACGAGGACACCAACCTGGCCTCCACCACCGT CCTGAGACCCGGCATGGACAAGGAGGTGCTGGGCATCCTGGTGTCCTACAAAGTGAAGGTCAACCTGGTGGTGTCCCGAGGAGG catCCTGGGGGATCTCACTTCCAG CGATGTTGGTGTTGAGCTGCCTGTCATCCTGATGCACCCGAAGCCTGCAGACG ATAAGCCAAG AAG TGAGGAGGACATCGTCATTGAGGAATTTGCTCGCCAAAAACTCAAGGGGGAGAAAGATGAGGAAGATGAGAAGGAGGAGGCTGACAAAGAGGAAAGCtaa
- the LOC101919963 gene encoding phosphatidylinositol 3,4,5-trisphosphate 5-phosphatase 2-like encodes MLPGHRVPHPHEHYLGGCPSPTETSSQQRAWVPGGWCPHPTFTFPNRPCGAADGQQTLLSPDAGLGQEHSTARVPPLWRMAAASWYHRDISRVVAEELLAKAGRDGCFLVRDSESVSGAYALCLLFQRHVHTYRILPDDKGLLSIQTIQGIQAKCFRTLPDLVSAYQQPNNGLVTPLLYPVPRPRQAASEDSDGEDGRGGRHVASVVPAGGAMAGTWLSAPIAGRTHISQQLHQRLQEQVHSSPASDFMGFMAEYLNHHLQLDLEALRHGHPQLRHLSTALVTACQALHSEIDFTLAGLETLARVFDSPVSPRSPAREQGLLTSDPDLELLLNKISTVNHLLSSLEKKVLKSLQETVSRHNLALPSVAVAPPPAAKTLAMQSFEVKMGKSQRAALTVDVESGTVAITKWGSGSPEETIHQEKILQLIKYQSVQSKVRLVYNREPQKSLSRDFIFPNARKREAFCQLLQLMKIQHSHLDEPDLISVYIGTWNMGSMPPPRSLASWLTARGLGRTQDETTACIPHDVYVIGTQENSLGDREWVEFLRASLKTLMAIDYRVVALQCLWSIKIVVLVKPEHERRISHVHTSSVKTGIANTLGNKGAVGVSFLFNGTSFGFVNCHLASGSEKTHRRNQNYSDILHSLVLGDKRLAAFDLTLRFTHLFWFGDLNYRLDMDVQDILAHITKKEFEALLAVDQLNLEREKNKVFLRFSEGDISFPPTYRYERGSRDSYVWQKFKATGVRSTSPSWCDRILWKSHPETHVVCNSYGCTDDIVTSDHSPVFATFEVGVTSQFVPKKAPGSSPEPLACIEWDSIEVIVKTTSRSKCYIEFHSYCLEEAQRSGENTFQSCDIPGFLRLGWSTKHLPVLNPILPDLEYLGDQHLLLSIKGVESCESYGECCIAMRSMIGSMAQQFETFLFHRGEETGSIRGWMKVRVPKDRCSTRERLYEWISFEEEDAEPAADVPTYPRPPLQRLRSRPRSLPEPATGYTNPAYFIFEGVPNTWVPAPGAGKAHNKQVESPPRGQWCRRPLGVQVPSPSEEERWGGWPHCVPGGLSCGHPLSPPGTGRQKRPKSAILARDTPGLGDCSLMALHMATCLSQLDWVAPRRGGDSQKTPLHQTHSTLEPPPQPCQEVPRCTSDAHQHGHPGEWPYNRGEWCHVGSRCLGHLGLQQDEEGLQKHGWDHLEIFRYPQALELGKGGTVQASSCGLRVPGRAPHLRGEERDIMERDLLETRVLSPAQPRLSPSSLGEGTAVTPPQRPDLGPSA; translated from the exons ATGCTGCCTGGCCACAGGGTACCCCATCCCCATGAGCATTACCTCGGTGGCTGCCCATCACCCACTGAGACCTCCAGCCAGCAACGTGCTTGGGTACCAGGGGGCTGGTGCCCCCATCCCACCTTCACCTTCCCCAACCGACCCTGTGGGGCAGCTGATGGCCAGCAGACGCTGCTAAGCCCggatgcagggctgggacaggaaCACAGCACAGCCCGTGTCCCACCACTTTGGAGGATGGCAGCAGCAAGCTGGTACCACCGGGACATCAGCCGGGTTgtggcagaggagctgctggccaaggctgggCGGGATGGCTGCTTCCTGGTGCGGGACAGCGAGTCGGTCTCGGGGGCATATGCCCTCTGCCTTCT GTTTCAGCGGCATGTCCACACCTACCGCATCCTCCCGGATGACAAGGGGCTGCTCTCTATCCAG aCCATCCAGGGCATCCAGGCCAAGTGCTTCCGCACGCTCCCTGACCTGGTCAGCGCCTACCAGCAGCCCAACAACGGGCTGGTGACGCCGCTGCTCTACCCGGTGCCCCGGccaaggcaggcagccagcGAGGACTCAG ATGGGGAGGATGGCCGAGGTGGCAGGCATGTGGCAAGCGTGGTCCCGGCTGGGGGAGCCATGGCGGGCACATGGCTCAGCGCTCCCATCGCCGGCCGGACCCACATCTCACAGCAGCTGCAccagaggctgcaggagcaggttcACAGCAG CCCAGCCAGTGACTTCATGGGCTTCATGGCCGAGTACCTGAACCACCACCTGCAGCTGGACCTGGAGGCGCTGCGCCacgggcacccacagcttcgCCACCTCAGCACCGCACTCGTCACTGCCTGCCAGGCGCTGCACAG TGAGATTGACTTTACCCTGGCAGGTCTGGAGACACTGGCCAGGGTGTTCGACTCCCCCGTGTCCCCTCGCAGCCCAGCCAGGGAGCAG GGTCTCCTAACCAGTGATCCAGACCTTGAGCTGCTCCTCAACAAGATATCTACTGTCAACCATCTCCTCTCTTCGCTGGAGAAGAAG GTGCTGAAGTCGCTGCAGGAGACGGTGTCAAGGCACAACCTGGCACTGCCCAGCGTGGCGGTGGCCCCCCCGCCAGCTGCCAAGACTCTGGCCATGCAGAGCTTTGAG GTGAAGATGGGCAAGTCTCAGCGGGCAGCCCTGACAGTGGACGTGGAGTCGGGGACAGTGGCCATCACCAAGTGGGGCAGCGGGTCCCCAGAGGAGACCATccatcaggaaaaaa TCCTGCAGCTAATCAAATACCAGAGCGTGCAGAGCAAGGTGAGGCTGGTGTACAACCGGGAGCCACAGAAGAGCCTGAGCAGAGACTTCATCTTCCCCAACGCACGG AAGCGAGAGGCCttttgccagctgctgcagctgatgaAGATCCAGCACTCCCACCTGGATGAGCCTGACCTCATCTCAGTGTACATCGGGACATGGAACATGG GCAGCATGCCACCGCCCCGCTCCCTTGCCTCCTGGCTGACCGCGAGGGGCTTGGGGCGCACGCAGGATGAGACCACTGCCTGCATCCCGCACGACGTCTACGTTATCGGCACCCAGGAGAACTCCCTGGGTGACCGTGAATGGGTCGAGTTCCTCCGCGCATCCCTGAAGACCCTGATGGCCATCGACTACCGAGTG GTTGCCCTGCAGTGCCTCTGGAGCATCAAGATCGTGGTGCTGGTGAAGCCTGAGCATGAGCGGCGCATCAGCCACGTCCACACCTCCAGTGTGAAAACTGGGATCGCCAACACACTGG GGAACAAGGGAGCCGTGGGCGTCTCCTTCCTCTTCAACGGGACCTCCTTCGGCTTCGTCAACTGCCACCTGGCCTCTGGCAGTGAGAAGACCCATAG GCGTAACCAGAACTACAGCGACATCCTGCATTCCCTGGTCCTGGGCGACAAGCGGCTGGCAGCCTTCGACCTCACCCTGCGCTTCACCCACCTCTTCTGGTTCGGGGACCTTAACTACCGCCTGGACATGGATGTGCAG GACATCCTCGCCCATATAACCAAGAAGGAATTTGAAGCCCTCCTGGCTGTTGACCAGCTCAACCTGGAGCGGGAGAAGAACAAGGTGTTCCTGCGATTCA GTGAGGGTGACATCTCCTTCCCACCCACATACCGGTACGAGCGGGGCTCCCGGGACAGCTACGTGTGGCAGAAGTTCAAGGCCACGGGGGTGA GATCAACGTCCCCCTCGTGGTGTGACCGTATCCTGTGGAAGTCGCACCCGGAGACTCACGTGGTCTGTAACTCCTACG GCTGCACCGATGACATCGTGACCAGTGACCACTCACCTGTCTTCGCCACATTTGAGGTGGGAGTGACGTCGCAGTTTGTGCCCAAGAAGG ctcccggATCCAGCCCTGAACCCCTGGCCTGCATCGAGTGGGACAGCATCGAGGTGATTGTGAAAACCACCAGCCGCAGCAAGTGCTACATCGAGTTTCACTCCTACTGCCTGGAGG AGGCCCAGCGGAGTGGGGAGAACACCTTCCAGAGCTGTGACATCCCGGGCTTCCTCAGGCTGGGCTGGTCCACAAAGCATCTGCCTGTG tTGAACCCCATCCTGCCAGACCTGGAGTACCTGGGGGACCAGCACCTGCTCCTCAGCATCAAGGGTGTGGAGAGCTGCGAGTCCTACG GTGAGTGCTGCATCGCGATGAGGTCAATGATTGGCAGCATGGCTCAGCAGTTTGAGACCTTCCTCTTCCACCGTGGTGAGGAGACGGGCTCCATACGTGGCTGGATGAAGGTCCGGGTCCCCAAGGACAGGTGCAGCACCCGTGAGAGGCTCTACG AGTGGATCAGCtttgaggaggaggatgctgagccagcagcagacGTCCCGACGTACCCCAGGCCACCCCTGCAGCGCCTCAG gagCCGGCCCCGCAGCCTCCCGGAGCCAGCCACCGGCTACACCAACCCAGCCTACTTCATCTTTGAGGGGGTCCCCAACACATGGGTGCCAGCCCCTGGTGCCGGCAAAGCCCACAACAAGCAGGTGGAGAGCCCGCCCAGGGGCCAGTGGTGCCGGAGGCCCCTTGGGGTGCAGGTCCCGTCGCCTTCAGAGGAAGAGCGGTGGGGTGGCTGGCCGCACTGTGTGCCAGGGGGGCTGTCCTGCGGGCACCCACTGAGCCCCCCTGGCACGGGCCGGCAGAAGAGACCCAAATCAGCCATCCTGGCGAGGGACACACCGGGGCTGGGCGACTGCTCACTGATGGCGCTGCACATGGCCACCTGCCTGAGCCAGCTGGACTGGGTGGCCCCCAGGCGTGGAGGGGACAGCCAGAAGACCCCACTGCACCAGACCCACAGCACCCTGGAGCCGCCCCCACAACCCTGCCAGGAGGTGCCAAGGTGCACATCGGATGCTCACCAGCACGGCCACCCTGGAGAG TGGCCCTACAACAGGGGGGAGTGGTGCCATGTTGGCAGCAGGTGCCTGGGCCATCTCGGCTTGCAGCAGGATGAAGAagggctgcagaagcatggctgGGACCACCTGGAGATCTTCAGGTACCCCCAGGCCCTGGAGCTTGGAAAGGGGGGCACCGTGCAGGCCAGCTCCTGTGGCCTCAGGGTCCCTGGCAGAGCCCCACACCTCAGGGGGGAGGAGAG AGACATCATGGAGCGGGACCTGCTGGAGACCAGGgtgctcagcccagcccagccccgcctcagccccagcagcctcGGTGAGGGCACCGCAGTGACCCCGCCGCAGAGACCTGACCTCGGACCCAGTGCCTAG